In Bacillota bacterium, a single genomic region encodes these proteins:
- a CDS encoding DUF2892 domain-containing protein, which produces MRRNLGYRDRVLHMVGGGMLAGYALARRGNPKVNDLLFATGVMGVMEGLHGFSVMYDMLGWSSDNPKQTIELGES; this is translated from the coding sequence TTGCGGCGAAATCTTGGTTACCGTGATCGGGTACTGCACATGGTTGGCGGAGGCATGTTGGCTGGCTATGCCCTGGCGCGGCGAGGCAACCCGAAGGTCAATGACTTGCTTTTTGCAACCGGCGTGATGGGCGTGATGGAGGGCTTGCATGGTTTTTCCGTCATGTACGACATGTTGGGTTGGTCATCAGACAACCCAAAACAAACAATTGAACTGGGTGAAAGCTAA
- a CDS encoding molybdopterin-guanine dinucleotide biosynthesis protein, whose product MRVISVTGITGSGKTTTVETIISGLRRQRYSVGSVKDIHFEKFAIDTPGSNTDRHRSAGAQLVTARGMQETDVLFPGKLPIQKILSFYEHDWVVLEGVRDANVPRIICAHDEEGIEQQLDAYVIGIAGVIANRIDSEYKGLPVFNVLRESEQLLKFVEAKVPKLLPDFTAECCGLCGMSCRDLLGQINRGQASREDCVLEQRVRLKVGEQDITMVPFVQEVLAKTLIGLVSTLDGYQAHKPIEIKINND is encoded by the coding sequence ATGAGGGTGATTTCTGTAACCGGAATCACGGGCTCAGGCAAGACGACAACTGTGGAAACGATAATTTCCGGGCTGCGCCGGCAGAGATACAGCGTGGGCTCGGTGAAGGATATTCACTTTGAGAAGTTTGCTATTGATACCCCGGGGTCCAACACCGATCGCCACCGGTCAGCCGGCGCCCAGCTGGTAACGGCCCGGGGCATGCAGGAGACTGATGTTTTGTTCCCAGGCAAACTACCGATTCAGAAAATACTCAGCTTTTATGAACATGACTGGGTAGTGCTGGAGGGCGTACGTGACGCCAATGTGCCGCGGATAATCTGCGCTCATGATGAAGAGGGTATCGAGCAGCAGCTGGATGCTTATGTCATTGGGATTGCCGGTGTAATTGCCAACAGGATTGACAGCGAGTATAAGGGGCTGCCGGTATTTAATGTCCTCAGGGAATCTGAGCAACTGCTTAAGTTTGTCGAGGCAAAAGTGCCAAAGCTCTTGCCTGACTTCACCGCTGAGTGTTGCGGTCTCTGTGGGATGTCCTGTCGTGACCTCTTGGGGCAGATTAACCGCGGCCAGGCAAGCCGAGAAGACTGTGTCCTGGAGCAGCGGGTGCGCCTGAAAGTAGGCGAACAGGATATAACGATGGTGCCCTTTGTTCAAGAAGTGTTGGCAAAAACCTTAATTGGCCTGGTTTCGACCTTAGACGGTTACCAGGCGCATAAACCAATTGAAATTAAGATTAACAATGACTAA
- a CDS encoding ABC transporter ATP-binding protein has translation MTDALTVRNLSYRYSPDASQVLRDVSFSLSAGEMLGVVGPSGCGKSTLCLCLSGIIPHQQGGDMSGEVLLFGKDTREITLPAIATQVGIVFQDPESQLFLPVIRNELAFGPENLCREPADIARVIETVAARTGISALLPNNPNQVSGGQQQIVALAAVLAMEPKILILDEVTSQLDAAGAERIQAIIADVRRRGTAVVMVEHNLEQLRQADRVIAISSGSIEVAASYNEVLSALERYYRPRQ, from the coding sequence GTGACGGACGCACTTACCGTCAGGAACTTGTCTTACCGCTATTCCCCTGATGCATCACAGGTATTAAGAGATGTCAGCTTTTCACTGTCTGCGGGGGAAATGCTTGGGGTGGTTGGCCCTAGCGGTTGCGGGAAAAGCACTTTATGTTTATGTCTCAGCGGCATTATTCCCCACCAGCAAGGTGGTGACATGTCCGGGGAGGTCTTGCTGTTTGGCAAGGATACCCGGGAGATTACTTTGCCTGCTATTGCCACTCAGGTGGGGATTGTGTTTCAGGATCCGGAAAGTCAGTTGTTTTTGCCAGTGATTCGCAACGAGCTCGCTTTTGGCCCGGAAAACCTATGCCGCGAACCGGCGGATATTGCCCGGGTAATTGAAACGGTGGCAGCGCGAACAGGAATCTCCGCCCTATTACCCAATAATCCCAACCAGGTTTCCGGCGGCCAGCAGCAGATTGTGGCCCTGGCAGCGGTGTTGGCCATGGAGCCGAAGATTCTAATACTCGATGAGGTTACTTCGCAGCTGGATGCAGCCGGGGCGGAACGCATTCAGGCAATAATCGCCGATGTGCGACGCCGGGGAACGGCGGTAGTAATGGTTGAACACAATCTTGAACAGTTGCGCCAGGCTGACCGGGTGATCGCCATTAGTTCCGGCAGTATTGAAGTAGCGGCAAGTTACAATGAAGTGTTGAGTGCTTTGGAGCGCTACTATCGGCCCAGGCAATAA
- a CDS encoding energy-coupling factor transporter transmembrane protein EcfT: MFNQELDPRSVLTFVLVVTSLAIYLNQVFWLGGLFLFVLILLALGRVQYMRLLRRARRFAPLLLGLLVIQSLAHSGGSVLVQIGDFRLLTVEGVWAAFSVLLRLLIIVGAVMLLNRKDPQQIAMGLIKWKVPYELAFMVLLAMRFLPVLTEEFQDALTAVQLRGVELANIPLGQKLRIYNYILLPVVAGAVLRARRVATAMEARAFRAYPRRTYLEPPILRTVDYLIIFGSLLGGLTLMSIYRGWL; this comes from the coding sequence ATGTTTAATCAGGAGCTTGATCCCCGTTCTGTTCTGACCTTTGTTCTGGTTGTTACAAGTCTGGCTATTTATCTGAATCAGGTTTTTTGGCTGGGGGGCTTGTTTTTATTTGTGTTGATATTGTTGGCCCTCGGCCGGGTGCAGTACATGCGGCTGCTTAGGCGCGCGCGCCGGTTCGCGCCGCTATTATTGGGTTTACTGGTAATCCAAAGCCTGGCTCATTCCGGCGGCAGCGTCCTTGTGCAGATTGGCGATTTCCGTTTGCTCACTGTAGAAGGTGTTTGGGCTGCATTTTCAGTGCTATTGCGCCTTTTGATTATTGTCGGCGCGGTGATGCTCTTAAATCGCAAAGACCCGCAGCAGATAGCCATGGGGCTAATCAAGTGGAAAGTCCCCTATGAGTTGGCCTTCATGGTCTTGCTGGCAATGCGTTTTCTGCCGGTCCTCACCGAGGAATTTCAGGACGCTCTCACCGCAGTGCAGCTCAGGGGCGTGGAGCTTGCCAACATTCCCCTGGGGCAGAAACTGCGTATATATAACTATATATTACTGCCGGTGGTTGCCGGGGCTGTGCTCCGGGCACGTCGGGTAGCCACAGCTATGGAAGCGCGGGCATTTCGCGCCTATCCCCGGCGCACCTACTTGGAACCACCGATTTTGCGAACTGTGGATTACCTAATAATTTTCGGCTCGTTACTTGGAGGTTTGACACTGATGTCAATTTACAGGGGGTGGCTGTAA
- a CDS encoding MFS transporter, whose product MSDLFKNRSFVFIWLGQAVAGLGGTFFAFVMSWLLLELTGSMVAMGTAWLLFWLPSLAVQLWSGPWLDRWDRRNVLAFSQFACATMLVAPMILFFSGHLQAWHIYAVTFGNGLMEPLFRPASMAVVASVLPRNRLVKGNSLLEGTQQIMYLVGPPLGGGLIRYLGAGPVLVLMVVLTAVAATLLTMLPSCRSGSTGREPWLTQFRQGLVFFRQNPALFWVGIFLAISNTCASATSPMLLPLITERLAGDAFHYGLFTGAGSLGMIAATVWTGLSREPGDRRLVMMGFQVAGGLILALIGLVTNLWVAIILNSIYGFTMIIFNIHNNTIYQKRVPADLMGRVFAVRILLAQLGMPVGGFVGGVVAEFWGLPLLFIIAGGMVALVALIALVSPVFLNLNDDNMAEASM is encoded by the coding sequence ATGAGTGACTTATTCAAAAACCGTTCGTTTGTTTTTATTTGGTTGGGGCAGGCAGTGGCCGGTTTGGGCGGCACGTTTTTTGCCTTCGTCATGTCCTGGTTGCTCCTGGAGCTGACAGGATCGATGGTGGCCATGGGCACGGCCTGGCTGTTGTTTTGGCTGCCAAGCCTTGCCGTTCAACTCTGGTCCGGTCCCTGGCTGGATCGCTGGGATCGCCGCAACGTGCTGGCCTTTAGCCAGTTTGCCTGCGCGACGATGCTTGTGGCGCCAATGATCTTGTTTTTTTCTGGTCATCTGCAGGCGTGGCATATCTACGCCGTGACCTTTGGCAACGGTCTGATGGAGCCCCTGTTCCGGCCGGCTAGCATGGCTGTTGTTGCTTCAGTCTTGCCCCGCAATCGCCTGGTAAAGGGGAACTCTTTGCTGGAAGGGACTCAGCAGATTATGTACCTGGTCGGGCCACCCCTGGGCGGAGGGCTGATCCGCTATCTGGGGGCAGGGCCAGTTCTGGTTCTGATGGTGGTGCTTACCGCAGTCGCCGCTACATTGCTGACAATGCTTCCGTCCTGCCGTTCCGGGAGCACTGGCCGTGAACCCTGGCTGACCCAGTTTCGTCAGGGGCTGGTGTTTTTCCGCCAAAATCCCGCTCTCTTCTGGGTGGGTATTTTCCTGGCCATTTCCAACACCTGTGCTTCAGCCACCAGCCCGATGCTATTGCCGCTGATTACCGAGCGCCTTGCCGGCGATGCCTTTCACTATGGCTTGTTTACCGGCGCTGGTTCCCTGGGTATGATTGCGGCCACCGTTTGGACCGGTTTAAGCCGGGAGCCTGGTGACCGTCGCTTGGTAATGATGGGCTTTCAGGTGGCCGGTGGCCTTATCTTGGCCCTAATTGGCCTGGTCACAAATCTCTGGGTGGCGATTATTTTAAACAGCATCTATGGTTTTACAATGATAATATTTAACATCCACAACAACACGATTTACCAGAAGCGGGTACCTGCAGACTTAATGGGGCGGGTCTTTGCTGTCCGCATTCTGCTTGCCCAGCTGGGCATGCCCGTGGGCGGCTTTGTCGGCGGCGTGGTGGCCGAGTTTTGGGGTTTACCACTGCTCTTCATTATAGCCGGCGGGATGGTTGCATTGGTGGCCCTGATTGCCCTGGTGTCCCCTGTGTTTCTGAATCTAAACGATGACAACATGGCAGAAGCAAGCATGTGA
- a CDS encoding ABC transporter ATP-binding protein, with protein sequence MEFLSLNKVNFSWPGGRQVLTDISLAIHPGETVALVGANGSGKTTLGKIMVGILQPANGQVHLAGKPLGQYSLAEVGRRIGYIFQNPEKQLFTPSVREEIGFGLRHRQVADGEIKRRVQAMLELFELEYCADSFPFNLSQGEKQRLALASVLILEPEFVIFDEPTTGMDWFRKQSFRELLTLVRKRGCGYVLISHDPDLSQDSCSRILRLEGGRLHV encoded by the coding sequence ATGGAGTTTTTAAGCTTAAATAAAGTTAATTTTTCCTGGCCTGGTGGCCGGCAAGTGCTTACAGACATTAGTTTGGCAATCCATCCCGGTGAAACTGTTGCCCTGGTCGGCGCCAACGGAAGCGGCAAGACAACGTTGGGTAAGATTATGGTTGGAATTCTGCAGCCTGCCAATGGCCAGGTGCACTTAGCGGGCAAACCATTGGGCCAATATTCTTTGGCCGAGGTGGGCCGGCGCATCGGCTATATATTTCAAAATCCGGAAAAACAGCTGTTTACCCCCTCGGTGAGGGAGGAAATTGGGTTCGGCCTTCGCCACCGACAGGTTGCTGATGGGGAGATCAAGCGCAGGGTTCAGGCGATGTTGGAGTTGTTCGAGCTGGAATATTGTGCTGATAGTTTCCCTTTTAATCTCAGCCAGGGTGAAAAGCAGCGTTTGGCGTTGGCCAGCGTCCTGATTTTGGAGCCGGAATTTGTGATCTTCGATGAGCCCACCACAGGCATGGATTGGTTTCGCAAACAGAGCTTTCGCGAGTTGTTGACGTTGGTTCGAAAAAGGGGCTGCGGTTATGTCCTGATAAGCCATGACCCCGATTTGAGCCAGGACAGCTGCTCTCGAATCCTCCGTCTGGAAGGGGGGCGTCTCCATGTTTAA
- a CDS encoding spore coat protein, with protein sequence MQEKDMVNDVLSMINSSLTGYANVISQCSNQQLRQTIQQMRNSDEQFQFQLYQVAEQKGYYQPAQQANQQDIQQVKSQVGGGMS encoded by the coding sequence ATGCAAGAAAAAGACATGGTAAATGATGTCCTGTCGATGATTAACAGCAGCCTGACCGGCTACGCCAATGTAATTTCTCAATGCTCCAACCAGCAATTGCGGCAGACAATCCAGCAAATGCGAAATTCTGATGAGCAGTTCCAGTTCCAACTCTATCAGGTTGCTGAGCAAAAGGGCTATTACCAGCCAGCACAACAAGCTAACCAGCAGGATATTCAACAGGTTAAATCGCAGGTTGGCGGCGGCATGTCATAA
- a CDS encoding serine hydrolase — translation MEFVLGRRLLEEPGASFNYNTGASHLLSVIITRATGQDTYSFARENLFSPIGIGEVEWRTDPQGYYAGGTDLWMCAEDLARFGLLYLHNGRWDEEQIIPADWVELSTTSHSKGSRIGGGQYGFQWWTTSLLVGTEFVECFYGWALRASISTWFPNMI, via the coding sequence GTGGAGTTCGTGCTCGGCAGAAGATTACTAGAGGAGCCTGGTGCAAGTTTCAATTATAATACAGGCGCATCCCATCTTCTTTCTGTGATTATTACCCGGGCAACTGGCCAAGATACATATTCATTCGCCCGGGAAAATCTGTTTAGCCCGATTGGAATTGGGGAAGTGGAGTGGAGAACTGACCCCCAGGGGTATTATGCCGGCGGAACTGATTTATGGATGTGCGCTGAGGACCTTGCCCGCTTTGGATTGCTCTATCTGCACAACGGGCGTTGGGATGAAGAACAGATAATTCCCGCTGATTGGGTAGAGCTGTCAACGACAAGTCATTCAAAAGGTTCCCGGATCGGAGGCGGTCAGTATGGTTTCCAGTGGTGGACGACAAGTCTTTTGGTTGGTACAGAGTTTGTAGAATGTTTCTACGGTTGGGCTTTGCGGGCCAGTATCTCTACGTGGTTCCCGAATATGATTTAG
- a CDS encoding serine hydrolase, translating into MTMFIYNKNINTILEVIVKRLIFVIFIVLLLINGCAEKGPAKMSYWPTEQWQEATAVSQGFDVELLEEMEADTDNYRITNIMIVRNGFKVYHYFQHEDYMLGAYDNIVPIYSITKSVISALTGIAVDQGYFELDQPVSEFFPEWDNLAPDERRDSMTIRHLLELTTGWDWPEFTT; encoded by the coding sequence TTGACGATGTTTATATATAATAAAAATATTAATACTATTTTGGAGGTTATTGTGAAACGACTAATTTTTGTTATATTTATTGTCCTCTTGTTGATTAATGGCTGTGCAGAAAAGGGTCCTGCAAAAATGAGTTATTGGCCGACAGAGCAATGGCAAGAAGCGACAGCGGTCTCTCAGGGGTTTGATGTCGAGCTACTGGAAGAAATGGAGGCAGATACAGACAATTACCGAATCACAAATATTATGATTGTGCGCAATGGGTTTAAGGTCTATCATTATTTCCAGCATGAGGACTATATGTTAGGGGCATACGATAATATTGTGCCAATATATTCGATTACCAAAAGTGTGATTTCGGCATTGACCGGTATTGCTGTTGACCAGGGTTATTTTGAACTTGATCAGCCCGTCTCTGAATTTTTTCCGGAATGGGACAACCTAGCCCCTGATGAGCGCCGGGATTCGATGACAATCAGACATTTGCTGGAGCTGACCACAGGTTGGGACTGGCCGGAGTTTACCACTTAG